Within Chaetodon auriga isolate fChaAug3 chromosome 7, fChaAug3.hap1, whole genome shotgun sequence, the genomic segment caaacattttcaacaacaatttgacagacaaacagctttttGTTCAAGTTTGGGCTGAAGCGCCACCTCGCTCTGGGACAGAGACTCTAAGCGTCTCTCAAGCGTCTCTTTGTCCTCTCTACTTGTTTCTCAGCAGGTGAAGGTCACGTGATGTCAGGATGTCTGGATTCCCGCCGGACCCACCGCCTTCAGAGCGCCACGATGGCGATGCCGCCTCCACTGAGACGGAGCTGCTTCAGGATCTGTCAGAGCCTCTTTTCCTCTCCGCCTCGTCTCTGAATGTGGAGGAAACGCAGCAGGTGGACGGCAGCTGGAGCCAAGACGGAGACCTGCAGGGATGTGGACAGTGAGTGTCCTGCGTGGACGGACCGTGAGGAGGTGGACTCTGAGGGTTTGACAGATATTCAACGTTAAGGGCTAAACAGGAATAAATGACCTTATTTGCTGCTGACGTCTCTTCTGTGACAGCGGTTAGAGGAATGTTTGTCTCAGTCCTCAGATTGTCCACAAGGACACGTTCTACGAACAGAGAGCTCAAGtcctgacatcacttcctgtctgttgcaCTATTACAAATGTCATGGTTACTTCAGATTGGGTAGATCTGGTTTCTCCTCTGGAGGTGGACTCGAGCAGACTGACTGTGCGTCCTAGTGGTCGGACACAGTACTGCAGCCGGAGCCGCTCCACACcgtccactgttctctgtgtctcagctgtctTTCATGTCTTCTCAGACTGGAGAGGAGGTGGATCCTCTGGCACGAGTTTATGAAGGAACACGCCCACCTGGACGCCTGGCTGCGATTGGCCGAGCTGGCTGTCAGCTCCTCTAACCCCGCCCACGTTACCTATGCCACAGCGAAGGATGAAGTGAGGAAGTTTGAGGTGAGGAAGGAAACGCACCtgatctctccctctcacctTTGACCCTGGACTGTGTTCCTGAGTCTGGGCTGAGGTGAGCTTAGAGCTCAGTTAGGCTAAAGCTCAGGTCCAGGTGAGAGACATAATCCAGGTAAATATCAGTCAGTCGACATGATGAAGCTGGTAGTTACTAACACgtcagtactgtgtgtgtagtGCGTTGTTTCATAGCACAGGAAGTCATTCAGTTTGCTGATTTTTGGgccaaaataatgaaataagagagttttgaaaatgttatttaatttaaatcctgattccaaaaaagtttggacgccACACAAAACATAAACGAACAGGTGGGTTAGGGTGAGGAAGGGTCTCTGAAAGGCTGCCGTCAGTTCCACAGAGGCTCAGAGGGTTTTAGCTTTCCATGcatgaaagaaaacaccaaGGATTTGTGGGTAATGGAGTCCTCTGGAGAGGCTGCACGTCTGCTGTGCGTCACCTCAGACCTGCTCTGTGTCGCCGTGTCCAGAGGCTGCGCCGCGAAGCCGGATCGCGCCTCGTCCAGTTGGACAGTCTGACCCGCAGGAATCGAACGCTGACTCGGCTGTTCCAGGGCGCCATGCAGGCTCGGCTGCTGGCGTCAGCCAGGCGGTGCGGAGCGCGGTGGGACGACGTGAACGCCAAACTGGAAACCATCAGTGGACAGCTAAAGGTCAGAGGTCCCCCGATGATTAACTAATGTGACTCTGTTAGTAATTACAGCGTCGAAGTGACTGAAACATCTGTTGaatcttcatgttttcacttaAAGTAAAAATCTGTCGTAAAATCCATCAAATCTGCAGAATCGTTCACCTGCGTGTCGACGACTTGTCGCGTGCTGAACACTTTGACCAAGagtctccatttttctctctcagctctttgtCTCAGAGTGGGAGGGGTttgaggcagagagggaggagctcGCTCTGTGGTTGGCTGACCTGGACGTCCGTCTGAACGATGTGGAtcacctgacaggaaacacctgTGAAAAGCTGAgacagctgcaggtgtgtgtgtgtgttactaaaTGTGTTTTATCGTCTTTTAATGCTTTCTGTAAATGTAccttttggttttttttgtgtgtgtgtgtgtgcgtgcgcgcgtgcagtccttccagcagtgtgtgtgtgtgaactcgGGCCGCGTGAACGTCCTGCTGCGGCGCGGCGAGGCGTTGATCCAGCGCAGCCAGCCGGCTGACGCCCGGCACATTGAGAGCcacctgctggagctgctgcgcCACTGCAGCCTCGTCTACAACAACATCGCACGAACACACACCAGACTGCTGAGCATGAgactggtacacacacacacacacacacacacacacacacacacacacacacacacacacactggcagatgTTCGGGGTTTTTTTTATCAGTATTTATAGAAGTAAATTCAGATGCTCTTCAGCCTcatatgtgtacacacacacacacacacacacacacacttacacaggGATGTGAGTCTTTAACCCACTGGCCTATAAAGATCCACAGTTATCCAGGTCACATGACATCCAGGAGCACTAAATGAAGGAGTGTTTCATATCCTGACTCTGAGCTTCTGAGACACTGCAtccatttcccagaatgcagctCTCAGGTGAGCCGCTCTCTCCAGGCCGAGCACCAATCAGTTCAGTTTCATCTCTGCGTGTCTCTTCTCTCGACGGAGGACGGGAGTCTAGAAATGGATCCTGTCAGCAGTGATGGACAGAAACTTGTCATGTAGAATGTTTTTTTTGAATAAGGAGTACTTTTACCTTTGATACTTCAAGTACAATTTCCCACtatttctgtacttttactgaagtaaatgtgtgaatttagaacttttactgcagtattttgaAATCTTGTCTTTCATGtattgcctcctcctcctcctcctcctcctcctcctcaggtctTTGAGGATGACTGGATTCTGTCTCAGGCTACAGACTCCGGTTGCCCTTCAGAGAGTCTAttagaggaggagggagcactTAATAAGACCAACCTGGACCTCCCTGCAGCGTCCAGCCGTCCTGAAGGTAAACGGACACGTTAATCGTTCAATGACGCTCATAAATGTCCAACATGTGATGAAGACACATCGTAAAGATCCGTCTGACTCCTTAGACCCGCCCTCACCCGttcacctcccccctcctcctccctctccgtcctcgCCCACCCATGAGCACCTGGGGCTGGAGTGGGACCCGTCGGTTGACATCGGACGCTCTGTCTCCCGTGATGATGCCGACTCGTCGTATTTCAGCGCCAGCACAGGTAAGAAGTGACAGAGTGTTTCCAGAAGAAGCTGAACCACACCTGTGTTTGGattataatgtgtgtgtgtgcgtgtgtgtgttaggtcTGTATCACAGGGACGGTCTGAAGAGGCGGAGCTACCTCAGCTCCCTCGGCTCTGACTTCAGTCATGACGAGCAGGAAGCAGATCTGGTGAGTTTCTCCAAACTTCTCGGCCGTTCTGATAAAAGTCGAGTTAATTCTGCTTTCGGGGGAAAACGAGGCGCCGCGAGTTTCAAAAATCAGACAACAAACGTCGAGGGTTGAAATGGAAGTTGAACAGAAAGGTCAGACGTGAAGCGCTCTCAGGTGAGCCGGTTCAAGCACAGCGTGTCACCTCTGTCGGACTGTGTTCGTACTGGAGGGCCTGTTGTAATCTATTACTCTTAGCGTCCAGacggaggagctgcagagacgcTGCATCAGGCCGCACTTTGAACCGATCCACGAGGGCTTTCCTCTGTTGTTCTGCTCTGACCCAGATGCTGCATGGCCCAGAGgcttgttctgtctgtgtgtctctctctcacacacacactcacacacacactcactcacacacacactcactcacacactcacacacagtcattgaTGTTCCGATACACCAGTTATCTAAAAATGTTCGCCCTCGCTGGCTGTCGGCCTGATGAGCTGCTTACAAGCTGCtgttcacttcttcttcttctgctgattTATCGATGACACCTGCAGGATGTGTCGCCTCTGTATGTTGTCAGGTGCGTcagttttttttagctttaatATTTTTGGGGGGGTGAAAGGAAAACGCAGACAGGCGTCGGTGGATCGAGGGatgaaaacagacactgaaatcTTGAAGTAATTTGAGCATCCTCCTCTGCTAGCCTGCAGCTCCGCCCTCACTCTGtatctgtttcacacacacacacacacacacacacacacacacacacacacacacacactcacactgatgcactgtTGGTGAACCCGGAGCTCAACAGGAGACGAAAcgaacacagagacacatgtaaAAGTGAATTAGCATCTGATTACAGCTGCAGCATCCCGACAAAGACATCaaagtgtttgtgctgttctgtatttttacCATCTTTGCTGTGATTGGACCGGTGGAGGCGTGATGTCAGCATGCCCTCCCCGCAGGCTTGGCTCGCCGCCGTCTGCCCAGAGGACTCGGTGTAGTTGTActtcattaaagctgcaacCGTGTGACCTCGGCTCGTACGCCGCATGAATCCTGAGCACAGCTCAAAAGCCTGGCCTGCAGAGGTTCTGTCACCCCCACGCCACCCCCGCACCACTGCCACCGCCACCGCCACCATCCAGCACAGTCGATTTAGGCGGTGTCAGTTTTCTCCCAAttactgcaaacacagaaaatccagCCCATTCTTCATTCCTGATTCTAGATTTTTGATGTTCAGACGTTAACCTTCACTTAAACTTAACTCAAACTTAAAGTCAGAAGTTGGTAAATGTCCACATTGTGACAATAAAACcttaaaacaaaataagaaacaGTGACAGTCGTTTAGATTCCAGAGATTCTTTATAAAGAACGTGGATGAAGGAAATgatttctttccatctttaaTGAATATTATCTGCTTTCTGTGCAGAGATTGGAGGGATGGCTCGACCACGCCCGCCCCAGTGTCTTCTCACCAATAGAGAGCGACGGGGGCGGGGCTCAGCTGAACGGAGACCAGTGGGTGACCTCGACTCCtagcagagaaaacagtgagcCAATCAGCTTTGACGGCGGGCGTGTGAGGGCGTGGCTGGGAGTACAGAGCCCCGCCCCTCCAGAGACGAGGACTTCCTGTTCCAGATCTGTGCAGACGGacgggggggtggaggtggaggtgggtgaAGTCTCACTGTTGACACTGTTGGCTCATCTGCACCGTCCAGAATGTCTGATCCAGATCAGGACGTCTGATCACAGCAGGTCACGTTACGGCGAAATCctccaactgtgtgtgtgtgtgtgtgtgtgtgtgcgtgcgtgcgtgcgtgcgtgcgtgcgtgcgtgcgtgtgtgtgctcctgaCACACTCTCTAACAGACTGTGAGTCAATGTAGGTCCAGAATCAGGTTCATGTCCCCACAAGGTCATTAATAGACGTACAGTAGACGCGTCCACCGTGATCTTTCTCAGTTTAAAGAGAAgttaacacacacgcacacacgcacacacacacacgcacacacgcacacacacacacacacacacacacgcacacacacacacacgcacacacacacacacacacacacacacacacactgagcgaTGTCCTCTCACCAGGAGCTCCATCAGCATTCATAATCATCAgcctttatttttctctgcacGTCCACCTTTTGTAAAGATGGATTCCTGAATAACTGTCCTCTGTCCCCcctcctctgttgtctctctctgtctctccgccTTCGCGTTTCTCTATCCATCAGACTTCATTGGCCTTagccttcattttctctccctctctcattacCGGTGAAAGCGTCTATttattctcctcttcctccgtctcGTCCGCCGCTCCTCGGGCCGCCGAATGAATCCATAAAGTCTTGATTTATGCATTCTGGCTGCACTTTAACTGTCGCCataaaaacaggagagaaacacgcacacttcctcctttccttccttcctctttacttccctctcctcttctttcctgccTGACTTACAGACGCTTGCAGAAAATGTctgaacagcagagaggaagaaaagttgCTGGATGAGTTTTTCAGGGTCAAATCTGACGACAAagcgtgtgtgttgttgtaatTAGAGCGACTTTGCGCACACTCATTTGCAATATGTGAGTTtgattgaatgtgtgtttgtgcgtaaTGGCATCGGCGCTTTCTAATGGAGCTTCATTACCGACGAAACTACTGAGCGAGCACAGAACAGTTTGGAAATCTACGTGCAGATCCAGATCTGAgagcagtgaaggagagaaTGAAGGGTTTAATCGATGCTCCTGAGTACAAACGAACTCTGTCGAACATCTGAAGCCTCGTTCTGACACACTCGTCCCAGCGTCTCTTTGAAAAGGTCCAACACAGCTGGACGACGTCTCATCAGCTCAGTTTACCTTAAAGTGAAGTCTGGAAGACGTCGTCAGACACTGAACGTCCCGTCACTGTGATCCACCAGCTCCAGTCGGggtgcaactaatgattattctCATTGATGAATTTAGTTAATTCAATCAAAACTGTGCAAAAATATGTTCCGTTACTTGATGAcatgtttggacatttttcagagACTTGAAAGCCTGGTGCTTCAGCCGTCGTTTGCAGTTCtcacttgatttgatttggagATTAATgaaagctgaaacctcattaaTTAGCTGTTTTGTCGTCCTCATGTTGACAGACTTCTGTGTTTATCTCTGTTAGTGTTACCTGGAAGGAAGCCACGTCAACGCACCCGACAGCCAGCAGGGCCATGACAACACGCAACAGCCATTTCCCGCCCCCTCCTCTTCACCGTCACCTGACATAAAAGCCTCGTCTGATTGGATGAAGCACCAGTGTCGTTCAAATCTTCAGGTGAGTCGATGGTGTTGGTTGATTCTCTTGGTTCTGATCGATAAACGAGATCTGAGATGTTTTTTGGGAGCAGCTTTCCTTCATAATGCAGTTCTGAGACGGCTGCAGGGTTTCATCAGCTCAGTCAAAGTGTTACTGATGGAAAGTAGTACACACGGCGCCTTAAATAAGTAGTAGTATCACTAATGTTCACAGGGAGGAAgtaaagtctgtgtgtgctgataaaAGTCTTCATGTGAAACTGAACCGTCGCCTGAAAACACTGTGGACTGACAGAAGCTCTCTGTTCTTCAGGCTGAAGAGGAGCCGTCGTGTCCTGAGCGTCTTCCCTCCAAACAAAGgtgaggaaacacagaaagCCACAGAGACGTCCACCGGCTGTAAGGCGTTCAGGATATCTGTGAAACCGCAGAGATAAGTCTGCTTCGTGTTTTCGGAGAGAAAGGTCGTAGGGGAGAGGTCAGAAGGTCAGTGGCTTTGATCAGGTAATCAACAGGAAAGgtgttcagtttgttgagtTTGTGCCAGgtcctcctctgtgacatgCGGGTACTTTGGAAACTCTGAGTGTATTTTGACAAAAACGGAAAATCAATTTATGAGCAAGATTTAGTCGAGCAAAGTTTTCCTTTCAAGTGATTTAACGTTGACCGGCATCAAAGTGCGCTGGAGCCCGTTTCGTAGAATCATTAGAAATGAACGCATGAAATCTTTATTGTGCCGGGCTTCTGGTTTCAAAACCGAGGCCActgacagaacaaaacacagtctGTGGGTCAGGACCGCCGTCAGGGCTTTAGCAGCGAGCCTCGTCTCAGCCCGGTCACCAGAACATGTCGGCGTCgtacgtttctgcaaaccacaggtACGTTAAATGTGTGCGTTTCTTACATATCAACAGGTATCAAAGTGACGTAGTTCAGATTACAGGTGCATGAGCTGAAATGTCAAGAAGCAGAACGCTATTTGAGTTGTGTTTGGGTTCAGCTAACCCCAACCccaacctaaacctaaccttgaCCCTTGCGCCAACTAAACCAAGTATTTTGAGCcaaaacaagtgtttttgtgcctaaacctaaccagaccttAACCACAGAAAGTTTCAACAGAAATGTGCAATGCCAGCATCCCCCACTCCCCAAAAACCTCCAGACACCAAGAAGAAAGTAAAACCCAATCATCTCCCAATTTGCCAATATCTGTCGTTTCCCAACTCCAGCAATCAAAAAAGTGTTTTGAAGGACTGTTTTACTACACAGTACAAGTACTAGCCTGTATATTTTCCCTGCTGCAAACAGCTCAATGGGCCCGAGCTTTGGCGTGCACACACATTACCTGTTAAAAAGAATATAAAAGTCAGCGATGACTTGTTGTGTGTCTCAGTCATGAATCCCCACATTTAGTCCGACAGACTCCTCAAACACTTTGTCCGTTGCTGCATCTCTTATTTAAATGTTGTATCGCAGAGCTCCAAGTTTTCAGCTGAAGCAGAAGTTACTTTAAACTGCAGCTCGTCAAATCAAAGGCAGCAGATTCAAACTCAGAATCCTTGAAAATGTGGAGCTCTATGGGTTACTTTTACTTCCTGTAACATGTTTCAGTGACGGCTTGATGAATCGCTGTCATTCAGGTTTATTGTTGCTCCACCTGTTGTCCAGATGTAGGTGTAGTCCTAACGTTGCCAGAGTCGGTTCTTCAGTTCCCAGAATTTCTCAAAGGTTGAGCAGACAAACCGCTgatgcctcctcctcttcctcctccacagtgtGACCTCCCTCAGCAGAGACCCTTCCTCCCTGCTCTCCAAagccctcctctgcctcctcctggctgcagctctggctctCCTGGCCTTTCTGATCTGGGTCGGCTTGGAGCCAGCGTGTCAGCGTAGCAGCCGGATGCCTCGTAGCTTCCACCTAACGCTGAGATACGTCAACGGACCCCCGCCGACATGAAGTCCAAGCAGAGACCCTCGTGGACGGCACTTGGGTAAAGCATCTTCCTCGGGCTCGACAGTCATCACATCAATGATGTGCTCAACTCGATTAATTCAATTAACCCCTGAGCCTGCTAGACCTCGATTCAGGGGCAGCACTGAGTGTCCAACATGCTTCCACAAGCCctgaaacactttgttttctgcCCATTTTCACTGTTCACTTCCACCATTATCCCTGCAGCTAACATTAACTCTAACCCATGTTTCAGTGTCTGTCAACGATAGAATGTGTTCATGGTTTTAACTacagctttttttgtttaacacaaaaacatttagcCAGTTAACTGAGACCATTCCACCGGTTCTTTGTGCTCATGCATCCTTAAAAAGAGGCAGATTATCGCATCACCAAGAAGTGCCTTTGATTTGTGTTGGAAAGGGCTGAAATAATATCATCACACTGActctgaaaatgatcatttgccaaaaaaaaacaaaaaaacacttgctACCGTTTTTCAGTAAAAGTCTAAAAGTTGTTTGAGCATAAAGAATGACCACGCGAGTTTAAGAAGTTACAAACCtccaaaaatattaaaaacctCGATGACTGTGACCATCGGCAGCTTAAGTTTTAACAAAAGTGCCTGaacctttttgttttcagtcagtttgtaGCTTTGCTTCTTGCTTGATTCCTAATTCTACCAAGAGACAAACCAAGTCAGTTATTGATTATGTCATGGCTCCATTTCATCATCCACACTCAGTATCATGTCCTCAATGATGCCGTCCGTTAACTTAACACACTGTCAAGGCGATGCTGTCTTAGATATTGAATGTGTCCTCGCCTAGGTGATGTGAAAACATGATTGGAAAGTATATTTATTCAGGTCTGTCTTAGAGGCACGATAGCTGAAAGACATATGATTTGTTTAGTTGTAATTCCACTGTTTAAGTTGCAGGAAGGTGAAGTCTACGGTCACGCCCAGAAACCTGTCAGGACTCACATTATCGTGCAATGAAGAGGCTGACAGTCGTGACATTAGAAGATTTATTGCTTACTTAGGTTATATCTTTAAACTGCTACCTGTGCTAACATTGCTAAGCTAATGTATAGGACACAGCTAACGAGCTGGCTTGATGCTTTTCCTTAAATGACAAATGAGATTCTGAAGTGTTCTGTACTTAAAATCACTAACTGCCTTGTTAAAAATGATAGCACTTGTATTTAATTCAGATGTTTTGTAACAAGCTACATGAAGTGACTCATAGGTCAAAGGTTAAAAGGTAcgtctttgtttttatgttttagccCATCAACTACAGATCACATGTCTGTGCATCGCTGCCGGCCACAGGAGTGTTCATcaatgtgcttttcctgctttcagttcatttctttAAAAGTCAGCTTGCAGAGACTTGAAACTTTGTGCAGAGAGATTATCCGTCAGAGCCAAGACGGCGTCTTTATTTACTGTAGTCAACGCTGCGCTGTTGGTGTGTGGCGTTGCCTTTCCAAAGAACAACAGTTcgaccaaaataaaagcataaacgTGATGGATGACGGCTGGTTTCAAGTCTCTGCAGGCTGACTCTCAAAGACACGGAAGCGTTTCTGTTTCTGAGTGTTTGCACAGGTGGATGTTCACACAGGTGGATGTTCACACAGGTGGATGTTCACACAGGTGCCTCATGGACTCTTGTGGAGGCAGCGTATCATATGAGCTCTAAACTTAACATTACACATACCTGAAGTTTATTAACGGGGCTAAAACATAAAGGTGGTATTAAAGGGAGGCGTGTTGTGATGTGTCTTCTCTTTGCTGTGTGATTCTGACTCACCTTTACTTTTACTCCACCGTCCACCAACAGTGTCAATGACGTCCTGTTACAGACTTGTACGTGAAGGCTCATAATCAGTCGACTGCCGTCTGAAAGGTTTCACTTTGGAAGCTGAACGTTTTGTCTTGTCATTGTTGAATAtttcaaaaacagattttccaTCCAATCAGCTGTTCTTGCTTTTGTACACGTttgaagataaataaaatatatgaaacatttgtatctttatcttttgttttgtaTCTTTTCGTAtcattttctcagtgttttatttgatttgtggCAGGAAAAGTTTTTTTCTACTTAATTCAGTAGTTTTATTGACTCAGTGTCTcataatttttcattttaatcataCATAactttccctgtgtttcctgtctgtaaaTTAATGTTTGCTTCTTTAAAACCATCCACGATCTTTTGACCCTCGACCGGCTGCTCTACAGATACTGCagagtgaaataaaagaaagaaaacagtgaaaattgAAAACTCGATATGGTCACTAAACATGTCCCAGAGCTGGTCTTAGATCAGTGGTCTCGTGTGGTGAAAAGGTCAAACTTAAAGGTATTTCGTGTTTCTCTGAAACTGGAGCGATGAGTGACGTTTGCAGTGGATCCGCCCCT encodes:
- the LOC143323591 gene encoding nesprin-2, which produces MSGFPPDPPPSERHDGDAASTETELLQDLSEPLFLSASSLNVEETQQVDGSWSQDGDLQGCGQLERRWILWHEFMKEHAHLDAWLRLAELAVSSSNPAHVTYATAKDEVRKFERLRREAGSRLVQLDSLTRRNRTLTRLFQGAMQARLLASARRCGARWDDVNAKLETISGQLKLFVSEWEGFEAEREELALWLADLDVRLNDVDHLTGNTCEKLRQLQSFQQCVCVNSGRVNVLLRRGEALIQRSQPADARHIESHLLELLRHCSLVYNNIARTHTRLLSMRLVFEDDWILSQATDSGCPSESLLEEEGALNKTNLDLPAASSRPEDPPSPVHLPPPPPSPSSPTHEHLGLEWDPSVDIGRSVSRDDADSSYFSASTGLYHRDGLKRRSYLSSLGSDFSHDEQEADLRLEGWLDHARPSVFSPIESDGGGAQLNGDQWVTSTPSRENSEPISFDGGRVRAWLGVQSPAPPETRTSCSRSVQTDGGVEVECYLEGSHVNAPDSQQGHDNTQQPFPAPSSSPSPDIKASSDWMKHQCRSNLQAEEEPSCPERLPSKQSVTSLSRDPSSLLSKALLCLLLAAALALLAFLIWVGLEPACQRSSRMPRSFHLTLRYVNGPPPT